From one Caldichromatium japonicum genomic stretch:
- a CDS encoding N-6 DNA methylase gives MTMYASTAGKSGGEFFTPQEVSELLARVTVVGKSEVNMAIRTPAVGTTIAVRTIAKHQEVSCVSVRRN, from the coding sequence ATGACGATGTATGCCTCCACCGCGGGCAAATCCGGCGGCGAGTTTTTCACCCCACAGGAAGTCTCGGAGCTGCTCGCACGCGTCACCGTCGTCGGCAAGAGCGAAGTCAACATGGCGATAAGGACGCCGGCCGTGGGCACCACGATCGCGGTGCGCACCATCGCCAAGCATCAGGAGGTCAGCTGCGTATCTGTGAGGAGGAATTGA
- the hypB gene encoding hydrogenase nickel incorporation protein HypB, which produces MCTTCGCGQTMDQDRAIHADHGERVGIAVIQGILAANDAQAAHNRAHLDACGVLAINLMSSPGAGKTSLLEATIEALKGDLGIAVIEGDLETENDAARIRAKGVPAVQITTGSACHLDAPLVHRALHRLDLQGIDLLFIENVGNLVCPASFDLGQHRNVTLLSVPEGDDKPAKYPVMFRASDLVLCTKADLLPLMPEFDPQRAQRHLQALAGNLPFLKVSARQPATLAPWLEWLRTELQAQRDRLREGRTIRSTQQEPGEPRAEGHGAAPGHTHGPAHLHGHV; this is translated from the coding sequence ATGTGCACGACGTGCGGTTGCGGACAGACGATGGATCAGGACCGAGCTATCCATGCCGATCATGGCGAGCGAGTGGGGATAGCGGTCATACAGGGGATACTGGCGGCAAACGATGCGCAAGCCGCGCATAACCGCGCGCATCTGGATGCCTGCGGTGTGCTTGCCATCAATCTCATGTCCTCGCCGGGCGCGGGCAAGACTAGCCTGCTCGAGGCGACGATCGAGGCGCTTAAAGGGGACCTGGGGATCGCGGTGATCGAGGGGGACCTCGAAACCGAAAACGATGCCGCGCGCATCCGCGCCAAGGGGGTGCCGGCGGTCCAGATCACCACGGGCAGCGCCTGTCATCTCGATGCCCCATTGGTCCATCGCGCCCTGCATCGGCTGGACCTCCAGGGGATCGACCTACTGTTTATCGAAAACGTCGGTAATCTGGTCTGTCCTGCGAGCTTCGATTTGGGCCAGCATCGCAATGTGACCCTGCTGTCGGTACCCGAGGGCGACGACAAACCCGCTAAATATCCGGTCATGTTTCGGGCCTCCGATCTGGTACTCTGTACCAAGGCGGACCTCTTGCCGCTGATGCCTGAGTTCGATCCGCAGCGTGCGCAACGGCATCTGCAAGCGCTTGCCGGCAACCTGCCCTTCCTCAAGGTCTCGGCGCGCCAACCTGCGACCCTGGCACCTTGGCTGGAATGGCTGCGGACCGAGCTGCAGGCGCAGCGCGACCGCCTACGCGAGGGACGCACCATCCGCTCGACCCAGCAAGAGCCAGGCGAACCGCGGGCAGAGGGCCATGGCGCCGCCCCTGGTCATACACATGGACCAGCACATCTCCATGGACATGTCTAA
- a CDS encoding type I restriction-modification system subunit M N-terminal domain-containing protein, whose protein sequence is MNDTKVSKRAELHKTIWRIANDLRRRVDGWDFKSYVLGILFYRFISENITHYLNEQERKAGSQDFDYAQLSDAQAESGMPRPNPAAPRR, encoded by the coding sequence ATGAACGACACCAAAGTATCCAAACGCGCCGAACTGCACAAAACCATCTGGCGCATCGCCAACGACCTGCGTCGCCGCGTGGACGGCTGGGACTTCAAATCCTACGTGCTGGGCATCCTCTTTTACCGCTTCATCTCGGAAAACATCACCCACTACCTCAACGAGCAGGAACGCAAGGCTGGCAGCCAGGATTTCGACTACGCCCAACTCTCCGATGCCCAGGCCGAATCCGGGATGCCCAGGCCGAATCCGGCCGCGCCGAGACGGTAA
- a CDS encoding phenylpyruvate tautomerase MIF-related protein: MPTLRLLTNVEIAAEDHPLVMAELSQRLAELLGKPESYVMLILEPGRNLLFAGTAAPAAYLELKSLGLAETQTSELSRRLCEWLEARLAIPANRVYIEFANPPRQMFGWNKGTF; encoded by the coding sequence ATGCCGACCTTGCGTCTGTTGACTAACGTCGAGATCGCTGCCGAGGATCACCCTTTAGTGATGGCCGAGCTCTCCCAACGGCTCGCCGAGCTCCTGGGGAAACCCGAGTCCTATGTCATGCTGATCCTGGAGCCTGGGCGCAATTTGCTCTTTGCCGGTACCGCTGCACCTGCGGCCTATCTCGAGCTGAAAAGCCTAGGGCTTGCCGAGACCCAGACCTCTGAGCTCTCCCGACGGCTGTGCGAATGGCTGGAGGCGCGGCTTGCGATCCCTGCCAACCGGGTCTATATCGAGTTTGCTAACCCCCCGCGCCAGATGTTTGGCTGGAATAAAGGGACCTTTTGA
- a CDS encoding class I SAM-dependent methyltransferase, which yields MQDPSAALQRAYETLAATYEANRGQFDLSAILADLIARLPERGRLLDLGCGTGEPVARAFLDRNWSVVGVDFCAAMLELAARHCPEMERIQADMRSLDFAPGQFDAITLVYSLFHVPWPEHPALFARFYDWLKPNGLLLFTYATADYTDQERFAGFKTFMDQELPYSHTTPAGLFDQLSDAGFAIEKAETHDIGGERFLWVLARA from the coding sequence ATGCAAGACCCCAGCGCCGCCCTTCAACGGGCCTATGAGACCCTTGCTGCGACCTATGAGGCCAACCGCGGTCAATTCGATCTATCGGCGATTCTCGCCGATCTCATCGCCCGTCTGCCCGAGCGCGGCAGGCTGCTCGACCTCGGCTGCGGGACGGGTGAGCCGGTGGCGCGCGCCTTCCTCGATCGCAATTGGTCGGTGGTGGGGGTGGATTTCTGTGCCGCGATGCTCGAACTCGCCGCCCGCCATTGTCCCGAGATGGAGCGTATCCAGGCCGATATGCGCAGCCTTGACTTCGCGCCCGGCCAGTTCGATGCCATTACTCTGGTCTATAGCCTGTTTCATGTGCCGTGGCCTGAGCATCCGGCGCTCTTTGCGCGCTTCTATGACTGGCTCAAGCCCAATGGTCTGCTCCTGTTCACCTATGCCACCGCCGACTATACGGATCAGGAGCGCTTTGCGGGGTTCAAGACCTTCATGGATCAAGAGTTGCCTTATAGCCACACGACCCCTGCCGGACTGTTCGATCAGCTGTCAGATGCCGGCTTTGCCATCGAAAAGGCTGAGACGCATGACATCGGCGGCGAGCGTTTCCTCTGGGTGCTGGCCCGCGCCTGA